A genomic window from Poecilia reticulata strain Guanapo unplaced genomic scaffold, Guppy_female_1.0+MT scaffold_310, whole genome shotgun sequence includes:
- the opn4.1 gene encoding LOW QUALITY PROTEIN: melanopsin-like (The sequence of the model RefSeq protein was modified relative to this genomic sequence to represent the inferred CDS: substituted 1 base at 1 genomic stop codon), translating to MASLCPPAGNCTDHQRNLGTLVPTVDVPAHAHYIIGCVILLVGVTGTLGNALVIYVFCRSKTLRTPSNLLVVNLAVADFLMSVTQSPVFFVASLHRRWVFGEFACELYAFCGALFGIASMMTLTAIAGDRCLAITRPLALLGGVSRQRLFVVAVGVWVYSLGWSLPPFFGWSAFVPEGLQTSCSWDYMSFTVTVRTYTILLFVFVFFIPLAVIATCYLAIFRAVRRAAREVKRLSSGQTTKAYERLRGEWRMARVALGVILLFVVSWSPYSAVALTATAGYAHLLTPYMNSIPAIIAKASAIHNPIIYAVTHPKYRAAIGRHFPLLRAVLRLQETDLHSPFSSSAASSRRTTLSGSPGVRLGGGVRNNGRWRQSRLSXASDSDSCWTESEADGSSAASTAINHRTSTQVSAELSDPAHMSHLTESGPTDSDSPEGGAALAAKPVLAPI from the coding sequence ATGGCGTCTCTCTGCCCCCCGGCAGGAAACTGCACAGACCACCAAAGGAACCTCGGGACGCTCGTCCCCACCGTGGACGTTCCTGCGCATGCCCATTACATCATCGGCTGTGTGATCCTGTTGGTGGGAGTGACCGGCACGCTGGGGAACGCTCTGGTCATCTACGTGTTCTGTCGTAGCAAGACGCTGCGGACACCCAGCAACCTGCTGGTGGTCAACCTGGCGGTGGCGGACTTCCTGATGTCGGTGACGCAATCTCCGGTCTTCTTCGTGGCCAGCCTGCACCGCCGCTGGGTGTTCGGAGAGTTTGCCTGCGAGCTCTATGCCTTCTGCGGCGCCCTGTTCGGCATCGCGTCCATGATGACGCTCACGGCCATCGCTGGTGACCGCTGCCTGGCCATCACGCGGCCGCTGGCGCTGCTGGGCGGAGTGAGCCGCCAGCGGCTCTTCGTGGTGGCCGTGGGGGTGTGGGTGTACTCGCTGGGCTGGAGTCTGCCGCCGTTCTTTGGGTGGAGTGCCTTCGTCCCCGAGGGTCTACAGACGTCCTGCAGCTGGGATTACATGAGCTTCACGGTCACGGTGCGGACCTACACCATCCTGCTCTTCGTCTTCGTCTTCTTCATCCCCCTGGCTGTCATCGCCACCTGCTACCTGGCCATCTTCAGGGCCGTGCGACGGGCGGCTCGGGAGGTGAAGAGGCTGAGCAGTGGACAGACCACCAAGGCGTATGAGCGGCTGCGCGGCGAGTGGCGGATGGCCAGAGTGGCTCTGGGAGTGATTCTGCTCTTCGTCGTGTCCTGGTCGCCGTACTCTGCCGTCGCTCTGACCGCCACCGCTGGCTACGCCCACCTGCTGACCCCCTACATGAACTCAATACCTGCAATCATCGCCAAGGCCTCCGCCATCCACAACCCCATCATCTACGCCGTCACACATCCCAAGTATCGTGCTGCCATTGGTCGACACTTCCCGCTGTTGCGTGCTGTGCTGCGGCTGCAGGAAACGGATCTGCACTCACCGTTCAGCTCCAGCGCCGCCTCGTCCCGCCGCACAACGCTCAGCGGGTCACCAGGGGTCCGGCTGGGCGGCGGGGTCCGAAACAACGGACGCTGGAGGCAGAGCCGGCTGTCCTGAGCTTCTGACAGCGACTCCTGCTGGACGGAAAGCGAAGCTGACGGCTCCAGTGCTGCATCAACAGCCATCAACCACCGTACATCCACCCAGGTGTCAGCTGAGCTGTCTGACCCCGCCCACATGAGCCATCTGACTGAGTCTGGACCGACGGACAGCGACTCACCTGAAGGGGGCGCTGCCTTGGCAGCAAAACCTGTGCTGGCTCCAATATAA
- the LOC103460856 gene encoding zinc finger protein 2-like, translating into MEWVELMEWVELMELVEWVELMEWVELMEWVELMEWVELMELMEILFEFCLESNPENFEFYFGSRPSPIGRPLNLPGPTANQKAACESSSSVPSLTSLSQSGSSHVVSPIRNKEQAGLTCSLCHRKFSSKLTLRRHLGVHGAEKPFSCPHCPYSSRLKASLSQHLRTHTGEKPFRCAECPYASIDRSSLLRHSRTHSQVKPYRCQLCGYSSIQKKSLDLHARRHHTGEAFPCQQCEYSSPDRQLLLKHMRRRHAPSLLPAI; encoded by the exons ATGGAGTGGGTGGAGCTCATGGAGTGGGTGGAGCTCATGGAGCTGGTGGAGTGGGTGGAGCTTATGGAGTGGGTGGAGCTTATGGAGTGGGTGGAGCTCATGGAGTGGGTGGAGCTTATGGAGCTCATGGA AATCCTTTTTGAATTTTGTCTCGAATCTAATCCTgaaaactttgagttttattttggcagCAGACCGTCTCCTATTGGTCGACCTCTGAATCTCCCCGGgccaacagccaatcagaaagcagcaTGTGAATCTAGCAGCTCTGTTCCCAGTCTAACCAGTTTGTCCCAGTCTGGTTCGTCCCACGTCGTCTCACCAATCAGGAACAAGGAGCAGGCGGGCCTCACCTGCTCTCTGTGCCACAG GAAGTTCTCCTCTAAGCTGACCCTGAGGCGCCACCTGGGCGTCCACGGAGCGGAGAAACCGTTTTCCTGTCCTCACTGTCCCTACAGCAGCAGGCTGAAGGCCTCGCTGAGCCAACACCTGAGGACTCACACAG GTGAGAAGCCGTTCAGGTGTGCCGAGTGTCCGTACGCCTCCATCGACCGCAGCTCCCTGCTCCGACACAGCAGGACTCACAGCCAGGTGAAGCCGTACCGCTGTCAGCTCTGTGGCTACAGCAG CATCCAGAAGAAGAGCCTGGACCTCCACGCCCGCCGGCATCACACAGGTGAGGCGTTTCCATGCCAACAGTGCGAGTACTCCAGCCCGGACcgccagctgctgctgaaacacATGCGAAGACGCCACGCCCCCTCCCTGCTCCCTGCAATCTGA